Genomic segment of Planctomycetota bacterium:
GGGTAACTCCCAGCCCCAGTCGGCCCAGTACACCGGCGTGGTCGCGTAGTTAAAGTTCTCCTCGAACGAAGCCCGCATCCTCTCACGGTCCGGCGTGTCCAGCAGGAACTGCCCACCGAGGAAGCTACCGAAATGGAACGCGTGCTTGGTCATCGCGACGGTGACCTGTGCATCTTCGACCGGCACACCGTCTTGCGTGACGGTGACCCGCATGTCCGCCTTGCGATGCGCCTCGATCGACGCGGCGGCGACCGCGCGCCATGCCGCATCCGCTTCACGACCGGGGTAGTCGACTTCGTTGACCGGTAACTGCGATACGTCAAACCCGGCCGGGTACTTCCACACTTCGACGTCCGCGAGTTCGATCACCTGGGCCTGTGCCGCGAGGTGAAACGTCAACTCCGCCGTCCCCGGCTCGTACGGCCGCAACGCAACGCCGACGACGTGAAATGTCCGCCAAGCCGACGTCAGCCGCGCGGACGTGTCGCCCGCCGACTCCCAGTTCGGCTCACGGTCCTGGAACCGTGCGCTGCTGAGCAGTCCCTCTTGCTGTTCGTTCTGCGCCGATACCGCGCGGGCACGGAACGTGAAGTACACGTACTCGTCCTTCGCCACGGTGCCGTCGATCGGCGGGCTGGTCACTTGCGTGTCCCAGGCATTCTGGCCCACGGTCGGCACGGTGATACGCAGGACATCGCCCTCTACCTCGGCGCTTGCGTCCGCCCCGAGAACCGGGATCAACTCGTCCGCCGAAAGATCGGCCAGGCGGGTTCCGCCATCAACGGGTGGCGCGAACATCAGCGCGAACGCCAGAAAGGGAATGTGGAGCATGCTCGGTAAGGTAACGCGCGGAGGGGCGGCGCTACAAGATCTGCGAGGCTTCCTCGATCAGATCGGGCAACTCCGCACGCAGCGCGTCGGTCGACTCGGCACTGAGGTACACGGCCTTGGCGTCCTGCGGCTTGAGGTGCTGGCGTCGGCCGGTCAGGTCGAAACCGCCGCCGACTTCGCATGCGAGCGTGTCGGCCGCAAAGACCACGGCACTGAGCCCGCGATGGTCTTCGTTGAGCTCGGGCTTGTGGTGGAAGCGGCACACGTCGCGACACGCGGCGGGGAACTTCCACTTGGCACACAATGCCGCGCCGAGGTTCGCATGGTCGGTACCGGTCATGCGGCGTTCGACTTCGAGGAAAGACTCGCCGGTCGCGTCGACCTCTTCGATGACTTTCCGGAACTTCTCCGGCCATGTCTGGGCCGCGACGAGCAGGCCGATGTCGTGGACCATGCCGCAGAGGAATGCTTCGTCCGGCTTGCACATCCCGGTCGCCTCGGCGAGCTTCCGCGAACCGACAGCGACGGCGATGCAGTGACGCCACAGGTCCGAAGCGCTTTTGCCCGCGCCGAGGTCCTTGCCACGGAACATCTGGCCGAGCGATGCCGCGACGGCAATGTTCTTCACCGCCTGCAGACCGAGTAGCACGATGGCCCGGTCGATCGAGGCGATCTCGCCGGGCAGTCCGTAGAAGCTGGAGTTCACGACCTTGAGCAAACGCGACACGAGTGCCGGGTCGTTCTGCACGAGCTTTTCGAGTTGCTGCGCACTGCTACGCGGATTCTCGACGAGGCTGATGATCTTGCTGGTGACCTGGGGCAGGGTCGCGACGGCGGTGAGATCGGCAATCGCGGCCCGGATGATGTCCGCCTCGCCGCTCGGCGCGGCTACGTCGACGTGCGTGGGTTGTGCGGTGATGGTGGCCATGACGGCAAGTTCCTTTCCGCTGCCCTACCCGTTCGAGCAACCCCTGGGCTCGGCCGCCCGGGTGTTTTGACCTCTTCCGGTCGGGTCGCCTACTGGACCATTAGCGATGTCCCAACAGGTGGTGACACCCCAAAACGTGCGACGATGGCATTTTCTTCCCTCGGAAGACACCGTCAACGGACGAAGGCCACTGTCGCAGGCCCGGCATTGCTCCGGAATCCACACGACGCCAGCGACCCGCTGACCGTTACATCGGTTTGTACGAAACTGACTTGAGTTTGGATCACCTGATCCTGCGGTTGATAACGATTGTCGCGGGATCAATAGGTGATGAGCTTCCGCCGCCACGCGGGATCCGCCGGAAGCTGGGTGAGCCGTTCGGCGATGCGTTGCCCGGTGCCGTCGCCGCCGTACGGGTTCGTGCCGGTCCACGGTCGGGTGTTGGCCAGAGTCTGGGGAACTTCCGCCACCGTGACACGTTTCACGTTGCCGCCGCACTCCCGGCCGGCCTGGCGCGGGCCCACGTCGATGACCGGCGTTCCGAAGCTGGCCGCTTCGATGATCCCGCTCGAGGAGTTGCCCAGCAGCCAGCGCGTATCGCGCAGCAGGCCAAGATATCGCTCGCGCGGGAGATCGCGGAACTTGACGAGTCCCGGCTGCCGCTCCGCGTCCAGCACCTCCGCGATGCCCCCGGCCCCCGGATCGTTGTTCGGATACACCGCGACGACCGTCGGTATCGTAGCGAGGGCATCATCAATCAGTTGCCGCATCACGCCCGCCTCGTTGACATCGTCGGCACTACCGGGGTGGTACACGAGCAAGCCGAACGGGCCATCGACGCCCGGGTCGATCGCGGCTGCGACAATGCCGTCGATCCCCGGCGCTCCCACGACGTGAATCCGATCGGCGTCTTCGCCGAGCTTCGCAATGCGTTCGCCACTTATGGGCGTTGCCGCGAAGTGAACATGCGCGAGCTTGGTGATCGCGTGGCGTAGTGCATCGTCGAGTTGGCCCAGCGCGCGGTCGCCGCCGTGGACATGGGCGACGATCCGCCCGCCGATCGCGGCCGCGCTCGCCCCGGCGAACGCTTCCACCCGGTCGCCCACCACCAACACGATCTCCGTCGCCATCCGCCCGAACGCATCGGCCATGTCGGCCAGCGCGGTACCCGTGTTGCGAGCGGTCACACCATCGGTCGGCCATGGCGTGACGTGGTCCACTTGTGAGATCAGGTCCAACGAATGCCCGCGTGAATGATCGAGGTGCATCCCTGTTGCGAGCACCTGCAGGGTCAGGTCCGGGTGTTCCTCGATCGCGGCGAGCGTGGTACGCATCAGCCCGTACTCGGCCCGTGTGCCGGTGACGAAGCAGACGTTACGGGCCACGTCATGCCGCCTTCGCGAGAAGGTCCCAGGACAACAGCGTGCCCGCTGGCAAGTCGCGCGTGGCACGCCGGCCGACCACGTCCACCCACACCGAAGGTGCCAGCCCATCACCGGGCCGACGCGTGGTCAGGTCCGCCGCGCCGATGACCCGCCCCGCCGCGATGCCGTGCCGCAAGGCCAAGCTCTGCCGACTCACACGACGTACGTCTTGTTCGCACGGTTGTACGGACTTGTCACCGCCACCCATCACCTGCTCGGCCTCGCGGATACCTTGGACGTAGTTGGCAAACTGCGCCGGCGCGAAGCTCGCCGCATGGTCCGGTCCGGCGGCGGCGCGGTCGTAGGTCAGGTGTTTCTCGATCACTCGGGCCCCGGCAGCGACGGCGAGCGCGCCCGTGACGGCGTTCTGCGTGTGATCGGAATAGCCGACGATCGGGCATCGCGTTTCGAGTTGGCGTATCCAGCCAAGTTGGGCAGCGTCATCAGGCGTCGGGTAGCTGCTGACACAGTGCAACAGCGCGAGATCGACATCGCCAATGTCGCGCACGAGGCGATCGACCTCACCCATCGTCGCCGCACCGGTACTCACGAGCATCGGCACGGAGAGCTCGGCACACGCCCGAAGCAACAACGTGTTCACGCAGTCGGGCGAAGCAATCTTGACCGCCGGCAGGCCAAGCCGACGCACATCGTCCACGTCCTCGGGCGAGAACGGCGTCGCGATCGGCAGACGGCCGGCGTCGCGGTTGGCGGCGACGACCGACTCGACCTCGGCGGTACTCAGTTCGAGCGAGCGGAGCAGTTCACGCTGTCCGCCGGTGCCGGTTTGGTACGCCGCGAGTGGCGCATCGCCGGCGAGCCGATCGGCGCGGAACAGTTGGAACTTGACCGCGTCCGCCCCGGCATTCGCCGCCGCTTCGACCAACCGCAGCGCCCGTGTCACGTCGCCGTCGTGGTTCACGCCGATCTCGGCAATGACCAACGTAGGACGACCGGGGCCGATCTCACGCTCACCGATTCGCATCACGCCGCCCTTCGCATGTTCGGCCGGACCTTGCCACGGAGGGCGGCCTCGGCGATCCACAGGTCGCGCTCGCTGTCGACTTCGACAACGTCACCCTCGCCGGTTTCGATGCCGCGTCGGTCGGTACCGAACATCGCATGCGGATCACTTGTGCCCCGGCCCGCCAGCAACGCCTCACGCTTGATGACGACGCATCCCCCGTCGTGCAGTCGCATCGGCGGCAGATCCTGGCGGCGGTGAATGCTGCCGGTGAAGTTGGGAACCACTCGATCGCCGTCGAGCGTCGCCATCCAGTACGGGTGCCATTTACCGACCGGGCACCATGTCCGCACCGAATCGGAGCCACTGTCGCGTAGTTTCTCGACGGCCGCGTCGATGCAGCCGTCCGGCCGGACCGGCACGTTGCCGTAAAGAATCGCCACCGCGTGAGCCCGGAAGCTGCTCCTGCTCTCGACACTGTCGAGCGCGTGAAGCAACACGTCCTGCACCGACGCCGCGCTCGTCGCCAGGGATTCGGGTCGGTGGATCGTCTCAAACATCCGCCGACGTGCGAGGTCGAGGATGTTTGGGCAATCGCTACTGACCACGACGCGCGTGACCGACTCGGCCGCCGTGGCATGGTCGAGCGTGTAGTCGATGACCGTCCGGCCGTGCAGCTCGCGCAGATGCTTGCCCGCCAGCCCGACACTCCCGCCGCGGGCCATCACGACGCCGAGCACGTTGAAATCTGTATTTACCATCGGTGCCACTCCGAGCAGGTGTTGCAAAGGTTGAGCGTCTCCCACTCGCCGTCGAGGTGGAGTTCGTGGACATGTTGCTGGGCCGACCAGAGGTCCGCGATCGTTTGGTTGTGCGTCGAGCCGATCGGATGCAGTGCGCGAATGTCTTCCTCGCAGCGCACGACCTGACCGTCGCTGAGGATCGTCATGCGCCCGCCGAGCCGACGGCATGGAACACGCTTGGGCGGCTTCATCTCGGTGACGCTGAGATTGACCAGCTGCCCCGCCGCCGAACTCGGGCCGTCGATGACGGCGCTGCCAAGCGTGCCGAGCCATTGGTCGTACCACGCCTCCATCTCGTCCATGTTCTCGCGGAGCTTGACGAGCTTGGGAACGACCAAGGGAGTGCCGCGCTTGGCCTCGCTGCGGGCTAGTACGAGTCGGCCGAGATTTTGCAACGCCTCGGCCATTCGGGGCACGCCCATGATCGCGGCGTAGGTTTCGTGTCGCATCGCCGGGAGGTTGACCGTCACGACGTCGACCTCGGCCAGTAGATCAAGAACAATTTCGTCCGGGGGCAACAGGTCGGTCTCGACGTTGAGCGCGATGCCGTGCATGCGGGCGGCGGACAAAATCGCCGGTAGGTACGGGCTGAGCAGCGGATCACCGACACCGCCGAGGGTGACGCGGACGTCGCCGACCTCGCCGAGTTGGCGGAAGATGCGG
This window contains:
- a CDS encoding HDOD domain-containing protein, translated to MATITAQPTHVDVAAPSGEADIIRAAIADLTAVATLPQVTSKIISLVENPRSSAQQLEKLVQNDPALVSRLLKVVNSSFYGLPGEIASIDRAIVLLGLQAVKNIAVAASLGQMFRGKDLGAGKSASDLWRHCIAVAVGSRKLAEATGMCKPDEAFLCGMVHDIGLLVAAQTWPEKFRKVIEEVDATGESFLEVERRMTGTDHANLGAALCAKWKFPAACRDVCRFHHKPELNEDHRGLSAVVFAADTLACEVGGGFDLTGRRQHLKPQDAKAVYLSAESTDALRAELPDLIEEASQIL
- the neuC gene encoding UDP-N-acetylglucosamine 2-epimerase, translating into MARNVCFVTGTRAEYGLMRTTLAAIEEHPDLTLQVLATGMHLDHSRGHSLDLISQVDHVTPWPTDGVTARNTGTALADMADAFGRMATEIVLVVGDRVEAFAGASAAAIGGRIVAHVHGGDRALGQLDDALRHAITKLAHVHFAATPISGERIAKLGEDADRIHVVGAPGIDGIVAAAIDPGVDGPFGLLVYHPGSADDVNEAGVMRQLIDDALATIPTVVAVYPNNDPGAGGIAEVLDAERQPGLVKFRDLPRERYLGLLRDTRWLLGNSSSGIIEAASFGTPVIDVGPRQAGRECGGNVKRVTVAEVPQTLANTRPWTGTNPYGGDGTGQRIAERLTQLPADPAWRRKLITY
- a CDS encoding N-acetylneuraminate synthase family protein, producing the protein MRIGEREIGPGRPTLVIAEIGVNHDGDVTRALRLVEAAANAGADAVKFQLFRADRLAGDAPLAAYQTGTGGQRELLRSLELSTAEVESVVAANRDAGRLPIATPFSPEDVDDVRRLGLPAVKIASPDCVNTLLLRACAELSVPMLVSTGAATMGEVDRLVRDIGDVDLALLHCVSSYPTPDDAAQLGWIRQLETRCPIVGYSDHTQNAVTGALAVAAGARVIEKHLTYDRAAAGPDHAASFAPAQFANYVQGIREAEQVMGGGDKSVQPCEQDVRRVSRQSLALRHGIAAGRVIGAADLTTRRPGDGLAPSVWVDVVGRRATRDLPAGTLLSWDLLAKAA
- a CDS encoding acylneuraminate cytidylyltransferase family protein translates to MQHLLGVAPMVNTDFNVLGVVMARGGSVGLAGKHLRELHGRTVIDYTLDHATAAESVTRVVVSSDCPNILDLARRRMFETIHRPESLATSAASVQDVLLHALDSVESRSSFRAHAVAILYGNVPVRPDGCIDAAVEKLRDSGSDSVRTWCPVGKWHPYWMATLDGDRVVPNFTGSIHRRQDLPPMRLHDGGCVVIKREALLAGRGTSDPHAMFGTDRRGIETGEGDVVEVDSERDLWIAEAALRGKVRPNMRRAA